The following are encoded in a window of Nocardia sp. BMG111209 genomic DNA:
- a CDS encoding carboxymuconolactone decarboxylase family protein encodes MEARFNVFASPAAAKFTKRLNAAGQAVSESTLPHEIQELVKLRASQINGCGFCTDMHAKDAVAAGETWLRLNLVATWREATVFTEAERAALALAEEGTRIADAHEGVSDATWDQVRKHFDDDQIGALIATVALINAYNRLNVIARTPAGGYEPGQFD; translated from the coding sequence ATGGAAGCCCGATTCAACGTGTTCGCCAGCCCCGCCGCGGCCAAGTTCACCAAGCGGCTGAACGCCGCCGGTCAGGCCGTCTCCGAGTCGACCCTGCCGCACGAGATCCAGGAACTGGTGAAGCTGCGCGCCAGCCAGATCAACGGCTGTGGATTCTGCACCGATATGCACGCCAAGGACGCCGTGGCGGCGGGGGAGACCTGGCTGCGGCTGAACCTGGTCGCGACGTGGCGGGAGGCCACCGTGTTCACCGAGGCGGAACGGGCCGCGCTGGCCCTGGCCGAGGAGGGCACCCGGATCGCCGACGCCCATGAGGGCGTCTCGGACGCGACCTGGGATCAGGTGCGCAAGCATTTCGACGACGACCAGATCGGCGCGCTGATCGCGACCGTGGCGCTGATCAACGCCTACAACCGGCTCAACGTGATCGCCCGCACCCCGGCGGGCGGCTACGAGCCCGGTCAGTTCGACTGA